A genomic region of Chelmon rostratus isolate fCheRos1 chromosome 8, fCheRos1.pri, whole genome shotgun sequence contains the following coding sequences:
- the gba gene encoding lysosomal acid glucosylceramidase has protein sequence MALLLLPSSLLLALVFLTSEVTLCTGSNRCVARNFGHDSVVCECNSTYCDSVGSVTLPPAGQYASYLTSMAGSRLEAGQGQVQVNSTGPGLRLTIVPYQKYQRIRGFGGSMTDAAAINILSLSAGAQDQLLRQYFSPEGIGYSVVRVPLASCDFSTRLYTYADTPGDYNLDNFTLAPEDVNMKIPLLQRAQALSPCPLSLLASAWSAPAWMKTNGALIGKGSLKGQPGGKEHKTWAQYYIRFLEEYAKYNLTFWALTTGNEPSAGKMTNYSFQALGFTPEEQRDWVALDLGPALHASSHPHTHILILDDNRLLLPHWAKVVLSDVHAGRYIHGVAVHWYMDKLVPAEISLGVTHHLYPEYYLFGTEACSGWSPLDRGVKLGSWNRAEQYAHDIIEDLNHYVVGWTDWNLALDQTGGPNWVKNFVDSPVIVDAQRDVFYKQPTFYSMAHFSKFLWEGSQRVGVSTSQETHLEYSAFIRSDASVVLIILNRSSSVIQFEVWDPAVGYIPCTAPAHSLLTLAWNTH, from the exons ATggcgttgttgttgttgccgtCGTCTCTGCTCTTGGCCCTCGTTTTCCTCACATCAGAAGTGACCCTCTGCACAG GAAGCAACAGATGTGTTGCCAGAAATTTTGGCCACGACTCTGTCGTGTGTGAGTGTAATTCAACCTACTGTGACAGCGTCGGTTCAGTCACCTTGCCTCCTGCGGGCCAGTATGCCTCCTACCTGACCAGCATGGCCGGCAGCAGACTAGAAGCAGGCCAGGGTCAGGTCCAGGTGAACAGCACTGGGCCAG gcCTCAGGTTGACTATTGTTCCCTACCAGAAGTACCAGAGGATCAGGGGATTCGGTGGCTCTATGACGGACGCAGCAGCCATTAACATCCTGTCTCTTTCTGCTGGTGCTCAGGACCAGCTGCTACGACAGTACTTTTCCCCTGAAG GTATTGGCTACAGCGTGGTGCGTGTGCCCTTGGCCAGTTGTGACTTCTCCACCCGTCTGTACACATATGCTGACACACCTGGAGACTACAACCTGGACAACTTCACGCTGGCCCCTGAGGACGTCAACATGAAg atcCCTCTCCTGCAGCGTGCTCAGGCCTTGTCCCCttgccctctgtctctcctggcCAGTGCCTGGAGCGCCCCCGCCTGGATGAAAACTAACGGTGCACTCATAGGAAAGGGCTCCCTGAAGGGCCAGCCAGGGGGCAAGGAGCATAAGACCTGGGCTCAGTATTATATCAG GTTCCTTGAGGAATATGCTAAATATAACTTGACCTTCTGGGCATTAACCACAGGGAATGAGCCCTCTGCAGGAAAGATGACAAACTACAG CTTCCAGGCTCTGGGCTTCACTCCTGAGGAGCAGAGGGACTGGGTGGCTCTGGACCTGGGCCCTGCCCTGCATGCTTCGtcacacccgcacacacacatactcatactGGATGACAACCGCCTGCTGCTGCCCCACTGGGCTAAAGTG GTCCTTAGTGATGTTCATGCAGGAAGGTACATTCATGGTGTGGCAGTTCACTGGTACATGGACAAGCTTGTCCCAGCTGAGATAAGCCTTGGAGTCACCCATCATCTCTACCCGGAGTATTACCTGTTCGGAACAGAGGCCTGTTCTGGCTGGAGCCCACTGGACAGAGGGGTGAAGCTGGGTAGCTGGAACAGGGCTGAACAGTACGCACATGACATTATAGAG GACCTAAATCATTATGTGGTGGGTTGGACTGACTGGAACCTGGCGTTGGACCAGACTGGTGGACCAAACTGGGTTAAAAACTTTGTCGACAGCCCTGTTATAGTGGATGCACAGCGTGATGTCTTCTACAAGCAGCCGACCTTCTATAGCATGGCCCACTTCAG CAAGTTCCTGTGGGAGGGGTCTCAGAGAGTGGGCGTGTCAACCAGTCAAGAAACACACCTGGAGTACTCTGCTtttatcagatcagatgcctCAGTAGTGCTTATCATACTTAACAG atCATCATCAGTGATCCAGTTTGAGGTGTGGGATCCCGCTGTGGGCTACATCCCCTGCACTGCTCCGGCTCATTCATTGCTCACACTTGCTTGGAACACGCACTAA
- the rnf115a gene encoding E3 ubiquitin-protein ligase RNF115: protein MAEAAAVPPHRFFCHCCKGEVNPKLPDYICPRCDTGFIEEVTEDSSLLEGGANGIDDTATATHFAELWHLLLLERPFTDGDPLDSEPRLPGGRLGGLSDLGGLGGGPIGGSVPAGLGGPMGGLLGAGEHWGPGRPSRLPTQRRYRSRGSSRPDRSPAVEGIVQQFLTGLFANSGVPGSPPLSWTGMLHSNPGDYAWGQGGLDAVITQLLGQLENTGPPPAEKEKISSIPTVSISQEQADCCMECPVCKEDFAVGEPVRQLPCNHFFHSDCIVPWLEMHDTCPVCRKSLNGEDSSSQPPSESPSLSMDPRTQERWSF, encoded by the exons ATGGCGGAGGCTGCGGCTGTTCCACCGCATCggtttttctgtcactgttgtAAGGGAGAAGTGAACCCCAAACTCCCG GATTACATCTGTCCAAGATGTGATACAGGGTTCATAGAGGAAGTAACAGAAGACTCCAG TCTCCTAGAGGGTGGCGCTAATGGGATAGATgacacagccacagccacacactTTGCAGAG CTATGGCACCTTTTGTTACTGGAGCGGCCATTTACAGATGGTGACCCACTTGATTCAGAACCCCGGCTCCCTGGAGGGCGCTTGGGGGGTCTCAGTGACCTGGGGGGGTTGGGAGGGGGACCAATTGGAGGGTCAGTCCCAGCAGGACTAGGGGGACCTATGGGAGGTCTACTAGGAGCCGGGGAACACTGGGGACCAGGACGTCCCTCTCGCCTGCCAACCCAAAGGAGATACCGGTCCAGAGGCAGCAGTAGGCCAGACCGTTCGCCTGCTGTGGAGGG GATTGTACAACAGTTTCTTACCGGCCTCTTTGCGAACTCTGGAGTCCCTgggtctcctcctctctcatg gacAGGGATGCTGCACTCTAACCCAGGGGATTACGCCTGGGGACAGGGAGGGTTAGACGCCGTGATAACACAG ctACTAGGTCAGTTGGAGAACACAGGACCTCCtccagcagagaaagagaagatcTCTTCTATCCCAACTGTCAGTATCTCTCAGGAACAAGCAG ATTGCTGTATGGAATGTCCGGTGTGCAAAGAGGACTTCGCAGTGGGAGAGCCAGTCAGACAGCTACCCTGTAACCACTTCTTTCATTCAGACTGTATAGTACCGTGGCTGGAAATG CATGACACATGTCCAGTGTGTAGGAAGAGTTTGAACGgagaagacagcagcagccagcccCCATCAGagtccccctccctctccatggACCCCCGCACACAGGAGAGATGGTCCTTCTGA